The following proteins come from a genomic window of Pseudomonas sp. J452:
- the coaBC gene encoding bifunctional phosphopantothenoylcysteine decarboxylase/phosphopantothenate--cysteine ligase CoaBC: MQRLYRKRIVLGVGGGIAAYKSAELVRRLRDQGAEVRVVMTRGGREFITPLTLQALSGHPVHLDLLDPEAEAAMGHIELAKWADLVLIAPATADLMARLAQGVADDLLTTLVLATDATVALAPAMNQAMWRDPATQANAQLLESRGLRLFGPAAGSQACGDVGPGRMLEAEELAQRAADCFQRQSLSGKHVLITAGPTQENIDPVRYITNHSSGKMGFALAEAAVEAGAKVTLITGPVHLPTPDRVTRINVVSARDMLAACEAAMPCDLLIASAAVADYRPEVVAQHKLKKDPTTGDGLLLQLVRNPDVLATLTGRADRPFSVGFAAETENLLGYAARKLKDKNLDLIVANDVANPTIGFNSEENAITIIDRELQASSFAQTSKGKIARQLVAFIAERLNRA, translated from the coding sequence ATGCAGCGGCTGTATCGGAAACGCATCGTCCTGGGCGTCGGTGGCGGCATTGCCGCCTACAAGAGTGCCGAACTGGTTCGCCGCCTGCGCGACCAAGGCGCCGAAGTGCGCGTGGTGATGACCCGCGGCGGCCGCGAGTTCATTACCCCGCTGACCCTGCAGGCCCTGTCCGGCCATCCGGTGCATCTCGATCTGCTCGACCCGGAAGCCGAGGCGGCCATGGGCCATATCGAGCTGGCCAAGTGGGCCGACCTGGTGCTGATCGCCCCAGCCACCGCCGACCTGATGGCCCGTCTGGCCCAGGGCGTGGCCGACGACCTGCTGACCACCCTGGTATTGGCCACCGACGCCACTGTGGCCCTGGCCCCGGCGATGAACCAGGCCATGTGGCGCGATCCGGCCACCCAGGCCAATGCGCAACTGCTGGAAAGCCGCGGCCTGCGTCTGTTCGGCCCGGCAGCCGGCAGCCAGGCCTGCGGCGATGTCGGCCCCGGCCGCATGCTCGAAGCGGAAGAGTTGGCGCAGCGCGCCGCCGACTGCTTCCAGCGCCAAAGCCTGAGCGGCAAACACGTACTGATCACCGCCGGACCGACCCAGGAAAACATCGATCCGGTGCGTTACATCACCAACCACAGCTCCGGCAAGATGGGCTTCGCCCTGGCCGAGGCCGCGGTGGAGGCCGGCGCCAAGGTGACCCTGATCACCGGCCCGGTGCACCTACCCACCCCGGACCGGGTCACCCGCATCAACGTGGTCAGCGCCCGCGACATGCTCGCCGCCTGCGAAGCCGCCATGCCCTGCGACCTGCTGATCGCCTCGGCCGCCGTCGCCGACTACCGCCCGGAAGTGGTCGCCCAGCACAAACTGAAGAAGGACCCCACCACCGGTGATGGCCTGCTCCTGCAACTGGTGCGCAACCCGGATGTCCTCGCCACCCTCACCGGCCGTGCCGATCGCCCGTTCAGCGTGGGCTTTGCCGCCGAAACCGAGAACCTGCTCGGCTACGCGGCGCGCAAGCTGAAGGACAAGAACCTCGACCTGATCGTCGCCAATGACGTGGCCAACCCCACGATCGGCTTCAACAGCGAGGAAAACGCCATCACCATCATCGACCGCGAGTTGCAGGCCAGCAGTTTTGCCCAGACCAGCAAAGGCAAGATCGCCCGTCAGCTGGTAGCCTTCATTGCCGAGCGCCTCAACCGCGCCTGA
- the radC gene encoding RadC family protein: MSIRDWPAAERPREKLLEMGAGALSDAELLAIFLRTGVAGQSAVDLARHLLGDFGSLRALLEADLPSFSQRLGLGPAKFAQLQAVLEMGRRHLAERLKRDSALESPQAVRDYLKARLRHEPHEVFGCLFLDAKHRVIEFEALFHGSIDGASVYPRQVVKRALAHNAAAAILVHNHPSGVAEPSQADRVLTERLKEALALIEVRVLDHFIVGDGEPLSMAEFGWV, translated from the coding sequence ATGAGTATTCGCGATTGGCCCGCGGCGGAGCGCCCGCGGGAGAAGCTGCTGGAGATGGGTGCGGGCGCCCTGAGTGACGCCGAGTTGCTGGCGATCTTCCTGCGTACCGGGGTGGCTGGGCAGAGTGCGGTAGACCTGGCGCGCCACCTGCTGGGGGATTTCGGCAGCCTGCGCGCGCTGCTCGAGGCCGACCTGCCGTCCTTCAGCCAGCGTCTGGGCCTGGGCCCGGCCAAGTTCGCCCAGTTGCAGGCGGTGCTGGAGATGGGCCGCCGCCATCTGGCCGAGCGGCTCAAGCGCGATTCCGCCCTGGAAAGCCCGCAGGCGGTGCGCGACTACCTCAAGGCGCGCCTGCGTCATGAGCCCCATGAAGTGTTCGGTTGCCTGTTCCTCGATGCCAAGCACCGGGTCATCGAGTTCGAGGCGCTGTTTCACGGCAGCATCGATGGCGCCAGCGTCTACCCGCGGCAAGTGGTCAAGCGCGCCCTGGCGCACAACGCGGCGGCGGCGATCCTGGTGCACAACCACCCGTCGGGGGTTGCCGAGCCCAGCCAGGCCGATCGCGTGCTGACCGAGCGCCTCAAGGAGGCGCTGGCACTGATCGAAGTGCGCGTGCTCGACCACTTCATCGTCGGCGACGGCGAACCGCTGTCCATGGCCGAATTCGGCTGGGTCTAG
- a CDS encoding ABC transporter substrate-binding protein yields MRLAALPLLFAPLLSQAAMLSVCTEASPDGFDVVQYNALTTTNASADVLMNRLVEFDATSGQLQPSLAQSWSVSDDGLVWDFQLRPGVKFQRTEWFSPSRELNADDVLFSFQRMLDPAHPWHKSAPGGYPHAQSMQLPALIKRIEPVGAQQVRFTLNRPDATFLATLSMGFASIYSAEYAAQLLQAGTPEKLNSAPVGTGPFILKRFQKDAAIRYTANPDYFAGKPAVDGLIFAITPDANVRLQKLRRNECQIALSPKPLDVQAARQAPSLRISETPAFMTAFVALNSQHPPLDKPQVRQAINLAFDRASYLQAVFEGSATAASGPYPPTTWSYAKDLPGYAHDPAKAKALLAEAGLANGFSTTIWTRPSGSLLNPNPALGAQLLQADLAKVGIRAEIRVIEWGELIKRAKAGEHDLLFMGWAGDNGDPDNFLTPQFSCASLQSGLNFARFCDPQLDKLIADGKLSAEQAARSDLYQQAQAIIQQQALWLPLAHPTAFALLRSTVQGYQVNPFGRQDFAKVQLK; encoded by the coding sequence ATGCGCCTTGCCGCCCTGCCCCTGCTGTTCGCCCCACTGCTGAGCCAGGCCGCCATGCTCAGCGTGTGCACCGAGGCCAGCCCGGATGGTTTCGACGTGGTGCAGTACAACGCACTGACCACCACCAACGCCTCGGCCGACGTACTGATGAACCGCCTGGTCGAGTTCGACGCCACCAGCGGCCAGCTGCAGCCGAGCCTGGCGCAAAGCTGGTCGGTATCGGACGACGGCCTGGTATGGGACTTCCAGCTGCGCCCCGGGGTGAAATTCCAACGCACCGAGTGGTTCAGCCCGAGCCGCGAGCTGAACGCCGATGACGTGCTGTTCAGCTTCCAGCGCATGCTCGACCCCGCCCACCCCTGGCACAAGAGCGCGCCCGGCGGCTATCCGCATGCCCAGTCGATGCAGCTGCCGGCGCTGATCAAGCGCATCGAGCCCGTGGGCGCACAACAGGTGCGCTTCACCCTCAATCGCCCGGACGCCACCTTCCTCGCCACCCTGAGCATGGGCTTCGCCTCGATCTACTCGGCCGAATACGCCGCGCAACTGCTGCAGGCCGGCACGCCGGAGAAGCTCAACAGCGCCCCGGTGGGCACCGGCCCGTTCATCCTCAAGCGTTTCCAGAAGGATGCGGCCATCCGCTACACGGCCAACCCCGACTACTTCGCCGGCAAGCCCGCGGTGGACGGCCTGATCTTCGCCATCACCCCGGATGCCAACGTGCGCCTGCAGAAGCTGCGCCGCAACGAATGCCAGATCGCCCTGTCGCCCAAACCGCTGGATGTGCAGGCGGCGCGTCAGGCCCCGAGCCTGCGGATCAGCGAGACGCCGGCCTTCATGACTGCCTTCGTCGCCCTCAACAGCCAGCACCCGCCGCTGGACAAGCCCCAGGTGCGCCAGGCGATCAACCTGGCCTTCGACAGGGCCAGCTACCTGCAGGCGGTGTTCGAGGGCAGCGCCACAGCCGCCAGCGGCCCCTACCCACCGACCACCTGGAGCTACGCCAAGGACCTGCCCGGCTACGCCCACGACCCGGCCAAAGCCAAGGCGCTGCTGGCCGAGGCCGGGCTGGCCAACGGTTTCAGTACGACGATCTGGACCCGCCCATCGGGCAGCCTGCTCAACCCCAATCCGGCCCTCGGCGCGCAGCTGCTACAGGCCGACCTGGCCAAGGTCGGCATCCGCGCCGAGATCCGCGTGATCGAATGGGGCGAGCTGATCAAGCGCGCCAAGGCCGGCGAGCATGACCTGCTGTTCATGGGCTGGGCCGGCGACAATGGCGACCCGGACAACTTCCTCACCCCGCAGTTTTCCTGCGCCTCGCTGCAGTCCGGACTGAATTTCGCGCGTTTCTGCGACCCGCAACTGGACAAGCTGATCGCCGACGGCAAGCTCAGCGCCGAGCAAGCAGCGCGCAGCGACCTGTACCAGCAGGCCCAGGCGATTATCCAGCAGCAGGCACTCTGGCTGCCGCTGGCCCATCCGACTGCCTTCGCCCTGTTGCGCAGCACTGTGCAGGGCTATCAGGTCAATCCGTTCGGCCGCCAGGATTTTGCCAAGGTGCAGCTCAAGTAA
- the rpmB gene encoding 50S ribosomal protein L28, whose translation MSRVCQVTGKGPVTGNKVSHANNKTRRRFLPNLQHHRFWVESEKRFVRLRVSAKGMRIIDKRGIDVILSELRARGEKV comes from the coding sequence ATGTCGAGAGTCTGTCAAGTTACTGGTAAGGGTCCAGTAACCGGGAACAAGGTTTCCCACGCAAACAACAAAACCCGTCGTCGTTTCCTGCCGAACCTGCAGCATCACCGCTTCTGGGTCGAGTCCGAGAAGCGTTTCGTGCGTCTGCGCGTTTCTGCCAAAGGCATGCGTATCATCGACAAGCGCGGCATTGACGTAATTCTGTCCGAGCTGCGCGCTCGCGGCGAAAAGGTTTAA
- the rpmG gene encoding 50S ribosomal protein L33, whose protein sequence is MRELIRLVSSAGTGHFYTTDKNKRTTPDKIEMKKFDPTIRKHVMYKEAKIK, encoded by the coding sequence ATGCGTGAACTGATCCGTTTGGTGTCCAGCGCCGGTACCGGCCACTTCTACACCACAGACAAGAACAAGCGCACCACCCCGGATAAGATCGAAATGAAAAAATTCGATCCGACCATCCGTAAGCACGTGATGTACAAGGAAGCCAAGATCAAGTAA
- a CDS encoding cupin domain-containing protein, translating into MNTEQIIDFASATTAPEHYRPAAEKILKGDPEQSVRNHYSSPCSQFHAGIWEGAVGHWTVNYSEHEYCEILQGVSVLRDQHGTAKTVRAGDRFVIPAGFSGTWEVLEPCRKVYVMFEQKA; encoded by the coding sequence GTGAACACCGAGCAGATCATCGACTTCGCCAGCGCCACCACCGCGCCCGAGCACTACCGCCCCGCCGCCGAGAAGATTCTCAAGGGCGATCCCGAGCAAAGCGTGCGCAACCATTACAGCAGCCCCTGCAGCCAGTTCCACGCCGGCATCTGGGAAGGCGCGGTCGGCCACTGGACGGTCAACTACAGCGAACACGAATACTGCGAGATCCTCCAGGGCGTCTCGGTGCTGCGCGACCAGCACGGCACCGCCAAGACCGTACGCGCCGGCGACCGTTTCGTCATCCCGGCCGGCTTCTCCGGCACCTGGGAAGTGCTGGAGCCGTGCCGCAAGGTCTATGTGATGTTCGAGCAAAAGGCCTGA
- a CDS encoding aldehyde dehydrogenase — protein sequence MTTLTRADWEQRAKSLQIEGRAFIHGEYTEAVAAATFECISPVDGRLLGLIASCDLADAELAVKDARATFESGVWSRMSPVARKEVMIRFADLIDAHAEELALLETLDMGKPISDSLSIDVPAASRAIRWSGEAIDKIYDEVAATPHNELGLVTREPIGVVAAIVPWNFPLLMTCWKLGPALSTGNSVILKPSEKSPLTGIRIAQLAIEAGIPAGVFNVLPGFGHTVGKALALHMDVDTLVFTGSTKIAKQLMVYAGESNMKRVWLEAGGKSPNIVFADAPDLQAAAEGAAGAIAFNQGEVCTAGSRLLVENSIKDKFVPLVVEAIKAWKPGNPLDPATNVGALVDTTQLNNVLAYIQAGHDDGAKLVAGGQRVLEETGGTYVQPTIFDGVNNAMRIAKEEIFGPVLAVIGFDSTEEAVAIANDSIYGLAAGIWTSNLSKAHLVAKALRAGSVWINQYDMGDMTAPFGGFKQSGNGRDKSLHAFDKYTELKATWIKL from the coding sequence ATGACTACCCTGACTCGTGCCGACTGGGAACAGCGCGCCAAGAGCCTGCAGATCGAAGGCCGCGCCTTCATCCACGGCGAATACACCGAAGCTGTTGCCGCTGCCACCTTCGAGTGCATCAGCCCGGTCGACGGCCGTCTGCTCGGCCTGATTGCCAGCTGCGACCTGGCCGACGCCGAGTTGGCGGTCAAGGATGCGCGCGCCACCTTCGAGTCCGGTGTGTGGTCGCGCATGAGTCCGGTGGCGCGCAAGGAAGTGATGATCCGCTTCGCCGACCTGATCGACGCCCACGCAGAAGAGCTGGCCCTGCTGGAAACCCTGGACATGGGCAAGCCGATCAGCGACTCGCTGAGCATCGACGTGCCGGCCGCCTCGCGCGCCATCCGCTGGAGCGGCGAAGCGATCGACAAGATCTATGACGAAGTGGCGGCCACCCCGCACAACGAGCTGGGCCTGGTCACGCGCGAGCCGATCGGCGTGGTCGCCGCCATCGTGCCGTGGAACTTCCCGCTACTGATGACCTGCTGGAAGCTCGGCCCGGCGCTGTCCACCGGTAACTCGGTAATCCTCAAGCCGTCCGAGAAGTCGCCGCTGACCGGTATCCGTATCGCCCAGCTGGCCATCGAGGCTGGTATCCCGGCCGGTGTATTCAACGTCCTGCCGGGCTTCGGTCACACTGTGGGCAAGGCCCTGGCCCTGCACATGGACGTCGACACCCTGGTGTTCACCGGTTCGACCAAGATCGCCAAGCAACTGATGGTCTACGCCGGCGAGTCGAACATGAAGCGCGTCTGGCTGGAAGCTGGCGGCAAGAGCCCGAACATCGTCTTCGCCGATGCGCCTGACCTGCAGGCTGCCGCCGAAGGTGCCGCCGGTGCCATCGCCTTCAACCAGGGCGAAGTCTGCACCGCCGGCTCGCGCCTGCTGGTGGAAAACTCGATCAAGGACAAGTTCGTGCCGCTGGTGGTCGAGGCGATCAAGGCCTGGAAACCGGGCAACCCGCTGGACCCGGCGACCAACGTCGGCGCCCTGGTCGATACCACCCAGCTGAACAACGTGCTGGCCTACATCCAGGCCGGCCATGACGACGGCGCCAAGCTGGTCGCCGGCGGTCAGCGCGTGCTGGAAGAAACCGGCGGCACCTATGTGCAGCCGACCATCTTCGACGGCGTGAACAACGCCATGCGCATCGCCAAGGAAGAGATCTTCGGCCCGGTACTGGCGGTGATCGGCTTCGACAGCACCGAAGAAGCCGTGGCCATCGCCAACGACAGCATCTACGGCCTGGCCGCCGGCATCTGGACCAGCAACCTGTCCAAGGCCCACCTGGTGGCCAAGGCCCTGCGTGCCGGTAGCGTGTGGATCAACCAGTACGACATGGGTGACATGACCGCGCCGTTCGGCGGCTTCAAGCAGTCCGGCAACGGCCGCGACAAGTCGCTGCACGCCTTCGACAAGTACACCGAGCTGAAAGCCACCTGGATCAAGCTGTAA
- a CDS encoding MFS transporter — protein MRWGTYFAVSSAVIIVGLALGVTLPLVSLRLESWGYGPFAIGVMAGMPAIGVLLGARLTGRLAGWLGTPRTLQLCLLASAVSVGLLALLPSYPLWLLLRLLIGVSLTVVFVLGESWINQLVEERLRGRLVALYGTGFALSQLSGPLLLTLIGSEGDLGFWLSAGLLVAGCSVLFGHSGAPRVDAHSAAGRGLLVFCRKLPAIAWAVVLFAAFEAMVLTLLPVYLLREGFDQQTALLMASVVVVGDALLQLPIGLLADRVPRELLFRICGVVLLLSSLAIPPLLHTPLIWPLLVLFGASAGGLYTLSLILVGQFYRDDALVRANAHIALLWGVGCLLGPLSTGAASQWLSGHALPLLMAAGAALFVYLAWQRAAFRAPQTLTGD, from the coding sequence ATGCGTTGGGGTACCTATTTCGCCGTCAGCTCGGCGGTGATCATCGTTGGCCTGGCCCTGGGCGTGACTCTGCCACTGGTCTCGTTGCGCCTGGAAAGCTGGGGCTATGGGCCGTTCGCCATCGGTGTGATGGCGGGCATGCCGGCCATCGGCGTACTGCTGGGCGCTCGCCTGACCGGGCGCCTGGCCGGCTGGCTGGGTACGCCGCGCACCCTGCAACTGTGCCTGCTGGCCAGTGCGGTGTCGGTCGGCCTGCTGGCACTGTTGCCCAGTTACCCGCTGTGGCTGCTATTGCGCTTGCTGATTGGTGTTTCCCTGACCGTGGTCTTCGTCCTCGGCGAGAGCTGGATCAACCAGCTGGTCGAAGAACGCCTGCGTGGGCGCCTGGTGGCGCTGTATGGCACCGGCTTCGCTCTCAGCCAACTGTCTGGTCCGCTGCTGCTGACCCTGATCGGCAGTGAGGGCGATCTGGGCTTCTGGCTGTCTGCCGGGCTGCTGGTGGCCGGCTGCAGCGTGCTGTTCGGCCACAGCGGCGCACCCAGGGTCGACGCGCACAGCGCCGCCGGGCGCGGGTTGCTGGTGTTCTGCCGCAAGCTGCCGGCGATTGCCTGGGCGGTGGTGCTGTTTGCCGCCTTCGAGGCCATGGTGCTGACCCTGCTGCCGGTGTACCTGCTGCGTGAAGGCTTCGATCAGCAAACCGCGCTGCTGATGGCCAGCGTGGTGGTGGTTGGCGATGCCCTGTTGCAGTTGCCGATCGGCCTGCTGGCCGACCGGGTGCCGCGCGAGTTGCTGTTCCGCATCTGTGGCGTGGTGTTACTGCTGTCCAGCCTGGCTATCCCGCCACTGCTTCACACGCCGCTGATCTGGCCGTTGCTGGTGTTGTTCGGGGCATCGGCCGGTGGCCTCTACACCCTGTCGCTGATCCTGGTCGGGCAGTTCTACCGCGACGATGCGCTGGTCCGCGCCAATGCCCACATCGCCCTGCTCTGGGGTGTCGGCTGCCTGCTCGGGCCGCTGTCCACCGGTGCCGCCAGCCAGTGGCTGAGCGGCCATGCACTGCCCCTGCTGATGGCCGCCGGTGCGGCGCTGTTCGTCTACCTGGCCTGGCAGCGCGCGGCGTTCCGCGCCCCGCAAACCCTAACCGGCGACTAG
- a CDS encoding PLP-dependent aminotransferase family protein, with product MTLYMNLAELLGTRIEQGLYRPGDRLPSVRALSQEHGVSLSTVQQAYRQLEDDGLVEPRPKSGYFVPQARLRPALPMVSRAAQRPVEVSQWDQVLELISNPPGGELVQLGRGIPDIAAPTLKPLLRSLSRLSRRQGIRELSYGSVLGDPGLREQVSRLVLDSGCQIPLEDIVITTGCHEALSTAIRAVCEPGDIVAVDSPSFHGVMQALKGFGMKALELPTDPLTGISLEALELALEQWPIKAIQLTPSCNNPLGYIMPEANKRALLTLAQRYDVAIIEDDIYGELAYKYPRPRTIKSFDEDGRVLLCSSFSKTLAPGLRIGWIAPGRYLQRVLHMKYMSTGMSAQLPQLALAEFIAGGHYEPHLRRMRSQYARGRELMTDWVSQYFPPGTRASQPQGGFMLWVELEAGFDSQRLNRLLLPHQVQIAPGSIFSAAGKYRNCLRMNFSTTNSSLIEQAVRTVGETACTLQAELAGA from the coding sequence ATGACGCTCTACATGAACCTGGCCGAACTGCTCGGCACCCGCATCGAGCAGGGCCTGTACCGCCCCGGCGACCGCCTGCCCTCGGTGCGCGCCCTCAGCCAGGAGCACGGTGTGAGCCTGAGTACCGTGCAGCAGGCCTACCGCCAGCTGGAGGACGACGGCCTGGTGGAGCCGCGGCCGAAGTCCGGCTACTTCGTGCCGCAGGCCAGGCTGCGCCCGGCATTGCCGATGGTCAGCCGCGCCGCCCAGCGTCCGGTGGAAGTATCGCAGTGGGACCAGGTGCTGGAACTGATCAGCAACCCGCCCGGCGGCGAGCTGGTACAGCTCGGTCGCGGCATCCCGGATATCGCCGCGCCGACCCTCAAACCGCTGCTGCGCTCGTTGTCGCGCCTGAGCCGCCGCCAGGGCATCCGCGAGCTGAGTTATGGCAGCGTGCTGGGCGACCCCGGCCTGCGCGAACAGGTGTCGCGCCTGGTGCTGGATTCCGGCTGCCAGATCCCGCTCGAAGACATCGTCATCACCACCGGCTGCCACGAGGCGCTGTCCACGGCGATCCGCGCCGTCTGCGAGCCGGGCGACATCGTCGCGGTGGACTCGCCGAGCTTCCACGGCGTGATGCAGGCGCTCAAGGGTTTCGGCATGAAGGCCCTGGAGCTGCCCACCGACCCGCTCACCGGGATCAGCCTGGAGGCCCTCGAACTGGCCCTGGAGCAGTGGCCGATCAAGGCCATCCAGCTCACCCCGAGCTGCAACAACCCGCTCGGCTACATCATGCCGGAGGCCAACAAACGCGCCCTGCTAACCCTGGCCCAGCGCTACGACGTGGCGATCATCGAGGACGATATCTACGGCGAGCTGGCCTACAAGTACCCGCGCCCGCGCACCATCAAGTCGTTCGACGAAGACGGCCGCGTGCTGCTCTGCAGTTCCTTCTCCAAGACCCTGGCGCCGGGCCTGCGCATCGGCTGGATCGCCCCCGGACGCTACCTGCAGCGGGTGCTGCACATGAAGTACATGAGCACCGGCATGAGCGCCCAGCTACCGCAACTGGCGCTGGCCGAGTTCATCGCCGGCGGCCACTACGAGCCGCACCTGCGGCGCATGCGCAGCCAGTACGCGCGCGGCCGCGAGCTGATGACCGACTGGGTCAGCCAATACTTCCCGCCAGGCACGCGGGCCAGCCAGCCGCAGGGTGGCTTCATGCTCTGGGTCGAGCTGGAGGCGGGTTTCGACAGTCAGCGCCTGAACCGCCTGCTGCTGCCACACCAGGTGCAGATCGCCCCCGGCAGCATCTTTTCCGCCGCCGGCAAGTACCGCAACTGCCTGCGCATGAACTTCTCGACCACCAACAGCAGCCTGATCGAGCAGGCCGTGCGCACGGTCGGCGAGACAGCCTGCACGCTGCAGGCCGAGTTGGCCGGCGCCTAG
- a CDS encoding DUF1127 domain-containing protein: MRELSDLYVGVREREEQSGRLPLREVRSRWQLFCRRLHTRRQLLQLDARQLADIGLTAEQARKEATRPFWQLLR, encoded by the coding sequence ATGCGCGAATTGAGCGATCTGTATGTGGGTGTGCGTGAGCGTGAGGAGCAGAGCGGGCGTCTGCCGCTGCGCGAGGTGCGCAGTCGTTGGCAGCTGTTCTGCCGGCGCCTGCATACGCGCCGCCAGTTGCTGCAACTGGATGCCCGTCAGTTGGCCGATATCGGCCTGACCGCCGAGCAGGCGCGCAAGGAAGCGACCCGGCCGTTCTGGCAGTTGCTGCGCTAA
- a CDS encoding FAD-binding oxidoreductase, with product MNARVHQPQQPAVHSDQHASSYYAATANQQLAYPPLAGEELADVCIVGGGFSGLNTAIELAQKGFSVVLVEAHQIGWGASGRNGGQLIRGVGHGVEQFASVIGQEGVRNLKLMGLEAVEIVRRRVEQYNINCDLTWGYCDLANKPAHLDDFAEDKAELESLGYRHELRLLQPEQMHQVVGSDRYAGGMIDMGSGHLHPLNLALGEAAAAASLGVRLFEHSAVTRIDYGPQVTVHTASGQVRAKTLVLACNAYLNGLNDKIGGKVLPAGSYVIATEPLSPAQARNLIPQNMALCDQRVTVDYFRLSADNRLLFGGACHYSGRDPADIAAYMRPKMLQVFPHLKDVKIDYQWGGMIGIGANRLPQIGRLKDQPNVFYAQAYAGHGVNATHLAGQLLAEAISGQQGGGFELFDKVPHMTFPGGKHLRSPLLALGMAWYRLKEAVGLV from the coding sequence ATGAACGCCCGCGTTCACCAGCCGCAACAGCCAGCCGTGCACAGTGACCAGCACGCATCCTCCTATTACGCCGCCACTGCCAACCAGCAGCTGGCCTACCCGCCGCTGGCGGGTGAGGAGCTGGCTGATGTGTGCATTGTCGGTGGCGGGTTCTCCGGCCTGAATACCGCCATCGAGCTGGCCCAGAAGGGCTTCTCGGTGGTGCTCGTGGAGGCGCACCAGATCGGCTGGGGCGCCAGCGGGCGCAATGGCGGACAGCTGATCCGCGGCGTCGGCCACGGCGTCGAGCAGTTCGCTTCGGTGATCGGCCAGGAAGGCGTGCGCAATCTGAAGCTGATGGGCCTGGAAGCAGTGGAAATCGTCCGCCGCCGGGTCGAGCAGTACAACATCAACTGCGACCTGACCTGGGGTTACTGCGACCTGGCCAACAAGCCGGCGCACCTGGACGACTTCGCCGAAGACAAGGCCGAGCTGGAAAGCCTCGGCTACCGCCACGAGCTGCGCCTGCTGCAGCCCGAGCAGATGCACCAGGTGGTCGGTTCCGACCGCTACGCCGGCGGCATGATCGACATGGGCTCCGGCCATCTGCACCCGCTCAACCTGGCCCTGGGCGAGGCGGCCGCCGCCGCATCGCTCGGCGTCAGACTGTTCGAACACTCGGCGGTCACCCGCATCGACTATGGCCCGCAAGTGACGGTGCACACCGCCAGCGGCCAAGTGCGCGCCAAGACCCTGGTGCTGGCCTGCAACGCCTACCTCAACGGCCTCAACGACAAGATCGGCGGCAAGGTACTGCCAGCCGGCAGCTACGTGATCGCCACCGAACCGCTGTCGCCGGCCCAGGCGCGCAACCTGATCCCGCAGAACATGGCGCTGTGCGACCAGCGCGTGACGGTGGACTACTTCCGCCTGTCCGCCGACAACCGCCTGCTGTTCGGCGGCGCCTGCCACTATTCGGGCCGCGACCCGGCGGATATCGCCGCCTATATGCGACCGAAGATGCTGCAGGTGTTCCCGCACCTGAAAGACGTGAAGATCGACTACCAGTGGGGCGGCATGATCGGCATCGGCGCCAACCGCCTGCCGCAGATCGGCCGGCTCAAGGATCAGCCCAACGTGTTCTACGCCCAGGCCTACGCCGGCCACGGCGTGAACGCCACCCACCTGGCCGGCCAGCTGCTCGCCGAAGCAATCAGTGGCCAACAGGGCGGCGGCTTCGAACTGTTCGACAAGGTGCCGCACATGACCTTCCCCGGTGGCAAGCACCTGCGCTCTCCGCTGCTGGCGCTGGGTATGGCCTGGTATCGGCTGAAAGAAGCGGTCGGCCTGGTCTAA
- a CDS encoding YkgJ family cysteine cluster protein — MSCTNRKIDHLRRQIPSFACVPGCHDCCGPVTASSEELARLPVKSDAAHDAALAEFNCVHLGPQGCTVYDQRPLICRLFGTTPTLPCPRGQGPETPIEPAVERQVHQLIASTRQRLV, encoded by the coding sequence ATGAGCTGTACCAACCGCAAGATCGATCACCTGCGCCGGCAGATCCCGTCTTTCGCCTGCGTGCCCGGCTGCCACGATTGCTGTGGCCCGGTGACGGCCTCGTCCGAGGAACTGGCGCGCCTGCCGGTGAAAAGCGATGCCGCGCACGATGCCGCGCTGGCCGAGTTCAACTGCGTGCACCTCGGCCCGCAGGGCTGCACGGTGTATGACCAGCGTCCGCTGATCTGCCGGCTGTTCGGTACCACGCCGACCTTGCCCTGCCCGCGTGGCCAGGGGCCGGAAACGCCGATCGAGCCGGCGGTCGAGCGCCAGGTACACCAGCTGATCGCCAGCACCCGCCAGCGCCTGGTGTGA